One Nostocoides sp. HKS02 genomic window carries:
- a CDS encoding bi-domain-containing oxidoreductase codes for MKQVAQNYRSGELVVLDVPAPACKPGGVLVRTLYSLISTGTELMKVTEARLSLLGKARARPDQVRKALDSMAQQGPVATYKKAINTLDSYTPLGYSLCGVVVEVGPGAEEFAIGDLVAAAGNEFALHAELNWVPTNLCVPVPEGVAPEHAAFATVGAIAMQGVRRGEAELGELACVIGLGLIGQLVVRLLVASGVRVVGVDTVAERCRLAEQAGAIACVGPDAEGAAYLEEVIGAATGGLGADQIYLAAGGDSNGPVELAARLARDRARVVDIGKTKLDLPWNAYYEKELDVRFSRSYGPGRYDDRYELEGIDYPAGYVRWTERRNLQCFVDLLATGSVEVASLVSGIRPVAEATAVYGALGDGSLRGVGFLFSYPQPKAHSNGSSVSSPPYARTLHAGPSTTARAAATPTVRLGFIGAGSYASSMLLPHLAKNPAATLATVATTRSLSAVNAVRKFGFQTATTDSATVLADPQIDAVFVVTRHHSHAEFVCRALEQGKAVFVEKPLALTREDVDRVLEVVDRTGNDRLMVGFNRRFAPLVHRPAPTVRNARGAGECPLPRQRRAPRLDQLVPQRGAGGIAFPRRGWPLHRHPQRVDRAPAGRGRGPPDGERARPARHPAVRRRLPGDHHLCHRRRQPVPEGDARRVRGWPQRPARQLHPRDRVEPSRQGHQALVCRAGQGPARRACRVPRGRAARRPDADRPRLDRRDDPGDDRDR; via the coding sequence ATGAAGCAGGTGGCTCAGAACTACCGCTCGGGCGAGCTGGTGGTGCTCGACGTGCCGGCTCCGGCCTGCAAGCCCGGTGGGGTCCTCGTGCGCACCCTCTACTCGCTCATCTCGACCGGCACCGAGCTGATGAAGGTGACCGAGGCGCGGCTCTCGCTCCTGGGGAAGGCGCGGGCGCGGCCGGACCAGGTCAGGAAGGCGCTGGACTCGATGGCCCAGCAGGGCCCCGTGGCGACGTACAAGAAGGCGATCAACACCCTCGACAGCTACACGCCGCTGGGGTACTCGCTGTGCGGGGTCGTCGTCGAGGTCGGCCCCGGCGCGGAGGAGTTCGCGATCGGGGACCTGGTGGCGGCTGCCGGCAACGAGTTCGCGCTGCACGCCGAGCTGAACTGGGTGCCCACCAACCTCTGTGTGCCTGTGCCCGAGGGCGTGGCACCGGAGCACGCCGCCTTCGCGACCGTGGGCGCCATTGCGATGCAAGGGGTTCGGCGTGGGGAGGCGGAGCTCGGGGAGCTGGCGTGCGTGATCGGACTCGGGCTGATCGGCCAGCTCGTCGTGCGCCTGCTCGTCGCGTCGGGGGTCCGCGTCGTGGGTGTCGACACGGTGGCTGAGCGGTGCCGCCTCGCGGAGCAGGCCGGCGCGATCGCCTGCGTGGGCCCGGATGCCGAGGGCGCGGCATACCTCGAGGAGGTCATCGGCGCGGCCACCGGCGGCCTCGGCGCTGACCAGATCTACCTGGCGGCCGGGGGCGACAGCAATGGACCGGTGGAGCTCGCGGCACGTCTCGCGCGGGACCGGGCGCGGGTCGTCGACATCGGCAAGACCAAGCTCGACCTGCCGTGGAACGCCTACTACGAGAAGGAGCTCGACGTCCGGTTCTCGCGCTCCTACGGCCCGGGCCGCTACGACGACCGGTACGAGCTCGAGGGCATCGACTACCCGGCTGGGTACGTCCGCTGGACCGAGCGGCGCAACCTGCAGTGTTTCGTGGACCTCCTCGCGACCGGCTCGGTCGAGGTGGCGTCCCTCGTCTCCGGCATCCGGCCTGTCGCGGAGGCGACGGCCGTCTACGGCGCCCTGGGCGACGGGTCGCTCCGCGGTGTCGGGTTCCTGTTCTCCTACCCCCAGCCCAAGGCGCACTCCAACGGCAGCTCGGTCTCCTCGCCGCCCTACGCGCGGACGCTCCACGCCGGTCCGTCCACCACAGCCCGCGCCGCGGCAACCCCCACGGTGCGGCTCGGGTTCATCGGTGCGGGCAGCTACGCGAGCTCGATGCTCCTCCCGCACCTGGCGAAGAACCCCGCCGCGACCCTCGCGACCGTGGCGACGACCCGGTCGCTGTCCGCGGTCAACGCGGTCCGCAAGTTCGGCTTCCAGACGGCCACGACCGACTCGGCCACCGTCCTCGCCGATCCCCAGATCGACGCGGTCTTCGTCGTCACGCGCCACCACTCGCACGCGGAGTTCGTGTGTCGCGCGCTGGAGCAGGGCAAGGCCGTGTTCGTCGAGAAGCCGCTCGCGCTGACCCGCGAGGACGTCGACCGCGTGCTCGAGGTCGTGGACCGCACCGGCAACGACCGGCTCATGGTCGGGTTCAACCGCCGGTTCGCGCCGCTTGTTCACCGACCTGCGCCGACGGTTCGGAATGCCCGGGGCGCCGGTGAGTGCCCGCTACCTCGTCAACGCCGGGCGCCTCGACTCGACCAGCTGGTACCTCAACGAGGAGCTGGAGGGATCGCGTTTCCTCGGCGAGGGTGGCCACTTCATCGACACCCTCAGCGCGTGGATCGGGCACCCGCCGGTCGAGGTCGTGGCCCACCAGACGGCGAACGCGCTCGACCTGCACGTCACCCTGCGGTACGCCGACGGCTCCCTGGGGACCATCACCTATGCCACCGACGGCGACAGCCGGTACCCGAAGGAGACGCTCGACGTGTCCGGGGGTGGCCGCAACGCCCGGCTCGACAACTTCACCCGCGCGACCGTGTGGAGCCGAGCAGGCAAGGACACCAAGCGCTCGTATGCCGGGCAGGACAAGGGCCAGCGCGCCGAGCTTGCCGCGTTCCTCGAGGCCGTGCTGCACGGCGACCCGATGCCGATCGACCTCGACTCGATCGTCGCGACGACCCGGGCGACGATCGCGATCGGTGA
- a CDS encoding 2'-5' RNA ligase family protein, which translates to MALAVCLLFDPGTDRAIRQLWHRLESGGTRTLATHTHRRHVPHLSYAVLRTFDVAAVAAALADLPHGEPLTLRFDAVGLFRRGRAVLLPSASADLQMRQTAVVGACEATGADLHRHYRPGAWIPHSSLATRVRRAELGEAAAAAFDILPMEAVAETCVLIDSSTGQRWSLAHLV; encoded by the coding sequence ATGGCGCTGGCCGTCTGCTTGCTGTTCGACCCCGGCACCGACCGGGCCATCCGCCAGCTGTGGCACCGGCTCGAGTCCGGCGGCACCCGGACCCTCGCCACGCACACCCACCGCCGACACGTCCCCCACCTGTCGTATGCCGTGTTGCGGACCTTCGACGTGGCAGCCGTCGCCGCCGCGCTGGCCGACCTCCCCCACGGCGAACCACTGACCCTCCGGTTCGACGCGGTCGGCCTGTTTCGGCGCGGCCGGGCGGTCCTGCTGCCCTCCGCCAGCGCGGACCTCCAGATGCGCCAGACCGCCGTCGTCGGAGCATGCGAGGCCACCGGCGCAGACCTCCACCGGCACTACCGGCCGGGGGCGTGGATCCCGCACAGCAGCCTGGCCACACGGGTGCGTCGGGCCGAGCTCGGGGAGGCGGCGGCCGCGGCGTTCGACATCCTGCCGATGGAGGCGGTCGCCGAGACGTGCGTGCTCATCGACAGCTCAACGGGCCAGCGGTGGTCGCTCGCACACCTCGTCTAG
- a CDS encoding MazG family protein, producing the protein MPGRLTLLIGSPRIAPGLLTRAAWRTLEDADALLARDPDEPLAEALVEAGMPVTHLGAVAPPELARTLVGDAASRTVVWVGSADGDPGLTDAVASEVSRLPEPPEVEVLVGSWDVPGSRLLDLVAVMDRLRSPGGCPWDAEQTQESLVKYLLEEAHEAAEAIESGDRDHIREELGDVLLQVAFQSRVAQEHPAQPFDIDDVAGGIVDKLVRRHPHVFADADASSPEEVERAWEQIKAQERAAKAGHTGGEAGHESLLHGIPRSLPSLLAAEKVLARWERTGGDLAGLVAPPDLRRARLRLRPRPRHAGPRRPRVPTGCVRRGPAPTGGSRLRRA; encoded by the coding sequence GTGCCCGGGCGCCTCACGCTGCTCATCGGCAGCCCACGGATCGCGCCGGGGCTGCTCACCCGCGCCGCGTGGCGCACCCTCGAAGACGCCGACGCGCTGCTCGCGCGTGACCCCGACGAGCCGCTCGCCGAGGCGCTCGTCGAGGCCGGTATGCCGGTGACTCACCTCGGAGCCGTGGCCCCACCCGAGCTGGCTCGCACCCTTGTCGGCGACGCAGCCTCGCGCACCGTGGTCTGGGTGGGCTCTGCCGACGGTGACCCGGGACTGACCGACGCGGTGGCCTCCGAGGTGTCGCGGCTGCCCGAGCCGCCTGAGGTGGAGGTGCTGGTCGGGTCGTGGGACGTCCCCGGCTCCCGGCTGCTGGACCTCGTGGCCGTGATGGACCGGTTGCGCTCGCCCGGGGGCTGCCCGTGGGACGCCGAGCAGACCCAGGAGTCGCTCGTGAAGTACCTCCTCGAGGAGGCGCACGAGGCGGCCGAGGCGATCGAGTCGGGGGACCGCGACCACATCCGCGAGGAGCTCGGTGACGTACTCCTCCAGGTTGCCTTCCAGTCCCGCGTGGCCCAGGAGCACCCCGCCCAACCGTTCGACATCGACGACGTGGCCGGGGGAATCGTCGACAAGCTGGTCCGCCGTCATCCGCACGTCTTCGCCGACGCGGACGCCTCGAGTCCTGAGGAGGTCGAGCGCGCCTGGGAGCAGATCAAGGCTCAGGAGCGCGCCGCGAAGGCAGGCCACACGGGTGGGGAGGCCGGCCACGAGAGCCTGCTCCACGGCATACCGAGGTCGTTGCCGAGCCTGCTGGCCGCCGAGAAGGTCCTGGCTCGCTGGGAGCGCACGGGCGGAGACCTCGCAGGCCTGGTCGCACCCCCCGACCTCCGACGAGCCCGCCTCCGACTCAGACCTAGGCCTCGCCATGCTGGCCCTCGTCGCCCGCGCGTGCCAACAGGGTGTGTCCGCCGAGGACCTGCTCCGACGGGCGGTTCGCGACTTCGCCGAGCGTGA
- a CDS encoding glycosyltransferase: protein MATFHNYRLLCATGDFFRAGQPCHDCATGIGMPGVQHGCYRGSHLATIPVVAANAAHRSAWQRLLSAYVFISASQRDLMSALELPADRVFVKHNLVVSPPSPAPSPRLPEHQVTYVGRLDAAKGIPLLMQSWDAFRAQSPSSALRLVVVGAGPMEDAVRAWAAHHPSVEVVGLVPRDKAVSVLGRSLAAVVTSQWEETFGLVAVEAMAVGVAPIAPDRGSFPELIGDSADGSLYRAGDPTSLAAALTDLDRDPQRYVELGRRARASYERRFQPEANLDQLLDIYRFAMAHPVEGLQRALRTSATG from the coding sequence GTGGCCACGTTCCACAACTACCGGCTGCTCTGCGCGACCGGTGACTTCTTCCGGGCCGGCCAGCCGTGCCACGACTGCGCCACCGGCATCGGCATGCCGGGTGTGCAGCACGGCTGTTACCGCGGGTCGCACCTGGCCACCATCCCGGTGGTCGCCGCCAATGCCGCTCACCGCTCGGCGTGGCAACGGCTCCTCTCGGCATACGTGTTCATCTCGGCCTCGCAACGGGACCTGATGTCGGCCCTGGAGCTCCCGGCCGACCGGGTGTTCGTCAAGCACAACCTGGTCGTCTCGCCGCCTTCGCCCGCGCCCTCTCCACGCCTGCCCGAGCACCAGGTGACCTACGTCGGACGGCTCGACGCCGCCAAGGGCATCCCGCTGCTCATGCAGTCGTGGGACGCCTTCCGCGCCCAGAGCCCGTCGTCGGCCCTGCGGCTCGTGGTCGTCGGTGCCGGGCCCATGGAGGATGCCGTCCGCGCCTGGGCGGCACACCATCCCTCCGTGGAGGTCGTGGGCCTCGTGCCCCGCGACAAGGCAGTCTCCGTCCTAGGCCGGTCACTGGCTGCCGTCGTGACCTCGCAGTGGGAAGAGACCTTCGGACTCGTCGCGGTCGAGGCGATGGCGGTCGGCGTCGCCCCGATCGCACCCGACCGCGGGTCGTTCCCCGAGCTCATCGGCGACAGTGCCGACGGGTCGCTGTACCGCGCCGGCGACCCGACCTCGCTCGCCGCAGCCCTCACCGATCTGGACCGTGACCCGCAGCGCTACGTCGAGCTCGGGCGACGGGCGCGCGCGAGCTACGAGCGTCGGTTCCAGCCGGAAGCCAACCTCGACCAGCTCCTCGACATCTACCGCTTCGCCATGGCCCACCCGGTCGAGGGTCTGCAGCGCGCCCTGCGGACGTCAGCGACCGGTTGA
- a CDS encoding carbohydrate kinase, producing MSLTQRERDIVELLRAEPLLDAAAIAERVGSTKAAASVHLSNLTKKGVILGRGYVVRPDTHSVVVVGGANMDIRAHSSSRAQLRTSNPGAAITTPGGVGRNIAENLARLGSPTHLVAPVGRDAFGDQLVATTRAAGVNVDHLIPAEGPTGTYLAVMDSTGELVVAVSNMVVTDQLTVRQLESSRELFAHADLLVLDGNLPTAPALWLLDLAAAHGVQVVLDPVSVAKASHLAVSLSPARPLAALTPNHDELESLVGEPVPNTRAGISRAARRLHALGVRHVWVRRGVRGSLLSSVADDGTVTVTALAAPAVQVADVTGAGDAMTAAFVHALLRGDAPADAARFGQMAAALTVASPETVRPDLTAQLVDAELHRPSPRPTKENR from the coding sequence ATGAGCCTCACGCAACGCGAGCGAGACATCGTGGAGCTGCTCCGTGCCGAGCCGTTGCTGGACGCAGCAGCGATCGCCGAACGCGTCGGCAGCACCAAGGCGGCGGCGTCGGTGCACCTGTCCAACCTCACCAAGAAGGGCGTGATCCTGGGGCGCGGCTACGTCGTGCGTCCTGACACGCACTCCGTGGTCGTGGTCGGCGGCGCCAACATGGACATCCGCGCCCACTCGAGCTCCCGCGCACAGCTGCGCACCTCCAACCCCGGAGCGGCGATCACCACGCCCGGCGGGGTGGGGCGCAACATCGCCGAGAACCTCGCGCGGCTCGGCAGCCCGACCCACCTTGTTGCGCCGGTCGGCCGCGACGCGTTCGGAGACCAGCTCGTCGCGACGACGCGCGCGGCGGGCGTCAACGTCGACCACCTGATCCCCGCCGAGGGACCCACCGGCACCTACCTCGCCGTGATGGACTCGACCGGTGAGCTGGTCGTCGCAGTCTCGAACATGGTCGTCACCGACCAGCTCACGGTCCGCCAGCTCGAGTCCTCGCGCGAGCTGTTCGCCCACGCCGACCTGCTGGTCCTCGACGGGAACCTGCCGACCGCGCCAGCGCTGTGGCTGCTCGACCTTGCCGCGGCCCACGGTGTGCAGGTCGTCCTCGACCCGGTCAGCGTCGCCAAGGCGAGCCACCTCGCAGTCAGCCTCTCCCCGGCGCGCCCACTCGCCGCTCTGACGCCGAACCACGACGAGCTGGAGTCCCTGGTCGGTGAACCCGTCCCCAACACCAGGGCCGGCATCTCCCGTGCCGCCCGCCGGCTGCACGCCCTCGGGGTCCGGCACGTCTGGGTGCGGCGGGGCGTCCGGGGCAGCCTGCTCAGCAGCGTCGCCGACGACGGCACCGTGACGGTCACCGCGCTCGCGGCTCCGGCCGTTCAGGTCGCCGACGTGACCGGCGCGGGCGACGCGATGACCGCAGCGTTCGTCCACGCCCTGCTGCGCGGCGACGCCCCCGCCGACGCGGCGCGCTTCGGACAGATGGCTGCCGCGCTCACCGTGGCGAGCCCCGAGACCGTCCGACCCGACCTCACCGCCCAGCTCGTCGACGCAGAGCTGCACCGACCCAGCCCGCGCCCCACCAAGGAGAACCGATGA
- a CDS encoding glycosyltransferase produces MTAIGPASGRQDVGGAQVTDPDIVIATIMREVGGSGVQSHVETLRSFAHTAGRPTTLVTPFSASSPLLRPVFAARLAVRLVSRPAGVWWYRHWHGHYLGTALSARLRTTTGPAVVYAQDPVSASAALAVRTTEPVVMVVHFNVSQADEWADKGELPRGGRTYASIRALEEDVLPRLDGLVYVSQFMRSVLEDRMPALRALPGIVIPNCVAAIERPASEPVADLVTVGALEPRKNQGYLLEVLAAAAQRGHRYSLTVIGDGPDRGRLERQAARLGLTGQVSFAGYQADPRRLMAGHRLYCHTARMESFGIALVEAMSEGLPVLAAPVGGIPEVVRPGVEGGGLAAC; encoded by the coding sequence ATGACAGCCATCGGCCCCGCGAGCGGACGGCAGGACGTCGGTGGTGCTCAGGTCACAGATCCGGACATCGTCATCGCCACGATCATGCGGGAAGTGGGCGGCTCAGGCGTCCAGAGCCACGTCGAGACCCTCCGCTCCTTTGCCCACACTGCGGGCCGGCCAACGACGCTCGTCACGCCGTTCTCCGCGTCGTCACCGCTGCTGCGACCGGTGTTCGCGGCGCGACTTGCAGTGCGCCTCGTGAGCAGACCGGCCGGGGTGTGGTGGTACCGCCACTGGCACGGTCACTACCTCGGCACCGCGTTGTCCGCTCGCCTCCGCACGACTACCGGGCCCGCCGTCGTCTACGCGCAGGACCCCGTGTCCGCGTCGGCGGCACTAGCGGTCCGCACCACGGAGCCTGTCGTGATGGTGGTGCACTTCAACGTCTCGCAGGCGGACGAGTGGGCCGACAAGGGTGAGCTCCCGCGGGGCGGTCGGACCTATGCGTCCATCCGCGCCCTGGAGGAGGACGTCCTGCCGCGGCTCGACGGCCTGGTCTACGTGTCCCAGTTCATGCGCTCCGTCCTCGAGGACAGGATGCCTGCGCTGCGGGCACTGCCGGGCATCGTCATCCCGAACTGTGTCGCGGCCATCGAACGACCGGCGAGTGAGCCGGTCGCGGACCTCGTCACGGTCGGCGCCCTCGAGCCCCGCAAGAACCAGGGCTACCTCCTCGAGGTCCTCGCGGCCGCCGCGCAGCGCGGGCACCGATACTCCCTCACGGTCATCGGCGACGGCCCGGACCGCGGCCGGCTCGAGCGTCAAGCAGCACGCCTCGGGCTCACGGGGCAGGTAAGCTTCGCCGGCTACCAGGCAGATCCGCGCCGGCTCATGGCCGGCCACCGGCTCTACTGCCATACCGCCCGCATGGAGAGCTTCGGGATCGCGCTCGTGGAGGCGATGTCCGAGGGGCTTCCGGTCCTCGCGGCCCCCGTCGGTGGCATTCCCGAGGTCGTCCGCCCCGGGGTCGAGGGGGGAGGCCTGGCCGCTTGCTGA
- a CDS encoding alginate lyase family protein: MSRSLGWYVRRLRGMSPAEVGWRVGDRVRQALWARRRVPSGAAVTGPVPGLLTHRTFAAVLPASARAEVPAAARDAVVAAADRLLAGDWTVLGVLRHDLVDPDWFLDPVTGRRAPQDGLAFRIDHRDEGVTGNVKSVWELSRHHHLTVLAAAYWLTGDERYAERVAAQLRSWWAANPFLSGVHWTSGIELGIRLTSWVWVRRLLDGWPGASSLFEDDDEALRQVRWHQEYLAAFRSRGSSANNHAVAEAVGRLVGACAFPWFEESERWGAAAAAELETTLAANTFSSGVNREQATDYHRFVTELGLLALAEADRAGRPLEEPTRRLLASSLDAAAALLDTTGRPPRQGDGDDGRGLVLDAPGADPWAQLLATGAAIVGAGDWWPPIAPGVASTAVGALASRAEVRGRPQVRPRAFHDAGTHVLRTPAGAEPEIWCRCDGGPHGFGSIAAHGQADALSVEVRVGGIDVLADPGTYCYHGDPDWRTYFRSTLGHNTVEVDGTSQSVEGGPFLWTSSAVSGVDDADLAGDVQTWSGHHLGYTRLDPVLRHDRQVTLDSGERTLRVEDTLTGSARHTLRLAWHLGPDVDVELGDGVAELSWADGMDRRSGRLSLPPQLSWTAHRGETSPVLGWYSPRFGERVPSATLVGSGAWTGVLSLTSVLELSVVPTLVAQHAGSSDREVAP, from the coding sequence ATGAGCAGGTCCCTGGGCTGGTACGTCCGCCGACTGCGAGGCATGTCGCCCGCCGAGGTGGGCTGGCGCGTGGGCGACCGGGTCCGACAGGCACTCTGGGCGCGCCGTCGCGTGCCGTCGGGGGCAGCCGTGACGGGTCCCGTCCCCGGGCTACTGACGCACCGCACCTTCGCCGCGGTCCTGCCTGCGAGTGCTCGCGCAGAGGTGCCCGCCGCAGCCCGCGATGCCGTGGTTGCCGCCGCGGACCGCCTGCTCGCGGGCGACTGGACGGTGCTGGGCGTGCTGCGCCACGACCTGGTCGACCCCGACTGGTTCCTCGACCCGGTCACCGGGCGTCGGGCCCCGCAGGACGGGTTGGCCTTTCGCATCGACCACCGCGACGAGGGAGTCACCGGGAACGTCAAGTCCGTCTGGGAGCTGTCCCGCCACCACCACCTCACGGTGCTCGCGGCGGCATACTGGCTGACCGGTGACGAGCGGTATGCCGAGCGCGTCGCCGCGCAGCTGCGGTCCTGGTGGGCGGCCAACCCGTTCCTCTCCGGCGTGCACTGGACCAGCGGGATCGAGCTCGGCATCCGGCTGACGAGCTGGGTGTGGGTGCGCCGGTTGCTCGACGGGTGGCCCGGTGCCAGCAGCCTGTTCGAGGACGACGACGAGGCGCTGCGGCAGGTGAGGTGGCACCAGGAGTACCTGGCCGCCTTCCGCAGCCGGGGTTCGTCGGCGAACAACCACGCCGTCGCCGAGGCCGTCGGCAGGCTTGTGGGCGCGTGCGCCTTTCCCTGGTTCGAGGAGAGCGAGCGGTGGGGTGCCGCGGCAGCTGCCGAGCTCGAGACGACCTTGGCCGCGAACACCTTCTCCAGTGGGGTGAACCGCGAGCAGGCGACCGACTACCACCGCTTCGTCACCGAGCTCGGGCTGCTGGCCCTCGCCGAGGCGGATCGCGCGGGTCGACCGCTCGAGGAGCCGACGAGACGGCTGCTCGCCTCGTCGCTGGACGCCGCTGCCGCCCTGCTCGACACGACCGGCCGACCGCCACGACAGGGCGACGGCGACGACGGCCGCGGGCTCGTGCTCGACGCACCTGGGGCCGACCCGTGGGCGCAGCTGCTCGCCACTGGCGCCGCCATCGTCGGTGCCGGCGACTGGTGGCCACCGATCGCGCCCGGTGTCGCGAGCACCGCAGTCGGCGCGCTCGCCTCCCGGGCCGAGGTTCGCGGTCGCCCGCAGGTCAGGCCTCGTGCCTTCCACGATGCCGGCACCCACGTGCTCCGCACCCCCGCCGGAGCGGAGCCAGAGATCTGGTGCCGGTGCGACGGCGGCCCGCACGGCTTCGGGTCCATCGCCGCGCACGGGCAGGCCGACGCGCTGTCGGTGGAGGTGCGGGTCGGCGGGATCGACGTCCTCGCGGACCCCGGAACCTACTGCTACCACGGCGACCCGGACTGGCGCACGTACTTCCGCTCCACCCTCGGCCACAACACGGTGGAGGTCGACGGGACCAGCCAGTCCGTCGAGGGCGGACCGTTCCTCTGGACCAGCTCGGCTGTGTCAGGCGTGGACGACGCCGACCTCGCCGGCGACGTCCAGACCTGGTCCGGCCACCACCTCGGGTACACCCGTCTCGACCCGGTGCTCCGTCACGACCGCCAGGTCACGCTCGACTCCGGCGAGCGGACGCTGCGGGTCGAGGACACGCTCACCGGGTCCGCCCGGCATACCCTGCGTCTGGCCTGGCACCTCGGCCCGGACGTCGACGTGGAGCTGGGCGACGGGGTGGCGGAGCTCTCCTGGGCCGACGGCATGGACCGCCGCAGCGGGCGTCTGTCCCTGCCCCCACAGCTGTCGTGGACAGCGCACCGTGGCGAGACGTCGCCCGTCCTCGGGTGGTACTCACCACGGTTCGGCGAACGCGTCCCCAGCGCCACGCTGGTCGGCTCCGGGGCCTGGACCGGCGTGCTCTCCCTCACGAGCGTCCTCGAGCTGTCCGTCGTTCCGACGCTCGTGGCCCAGCACGCCGGCTCTTCCGACCGTGAGGTGGCTCCGTGA
- a CDS encoding phosphatase PAP2 family protein, whose product MLFLANTALVATGVTQSFDARAVHALRPGDMWGPSQLRWAPWMSRLRPQHMYIALAGTSLLMSVWRRSPWPLAFGAVLAGASAGLTVLLKFVFERPDPHGFVTPTGGSYPSGHIIAVVVCLGGCLLVVWPRVHWWLWTPVVTAAALMSASLLTAAAHWPTDVLGGVLLALVVVSASSRLRLRRRACESRSATERSARP is encoded by the coding sequence GTGCTGTTCCTCGCGAACACTGCCCTCGTCGCGACCGGCGTCACCCAGTCGTTCGACGCCCGGGCCGTCCATGCGCTGCGGCCCGGCGACATGTGGGGCCCCTCGCAGCTGCGCTGGGCGCCCTGGATGTCGCGGCTGCGGCCCCAGCACATGTACATCGCGCTCGCTGGCACGTCGCTGCTCATGTCGGTGTGGCGTCGGTCGCCGTGGCCGCTGGCGTTCGGCGCGGTGCTGGCGGGAGCCTCCGCCGGGCTCACGGTGCTCCTCAAGTTCGTCTTCGAGCGGCCCGACCCACACGGCTTCGTGACACCCACGGGCGGCAGCTACCCGTCAGGTCACATCATCGCGGTGGTCGTGTGCCTGGGTGGATGCCTGCTCGTGGTGTGGCCACGGGTGCACTGGTGGCTGTGGACGCCGGTGGTGACGGCTGCGGCCCTGATGAGCGCGAGCCTGCTCACTGCGGCAGCGCACTGGCCCACGGACGTGCTCGGTGGAGTCCTCCTCGCACTTGTCGTGGTGAGCGCCAGCAGCCGGCTCCGGTTGCGTCGCAGAGCGTGTGAATCCCGTTCCGCCACAGAACGTTCAGCTCGGCCATGA
- a CDS encoding O-antigen ligase domain-containing protein, with protein MTVVERLRLRPPGLDTVGRAPLRTAAAAVPRMLLLAWAALFFNVLTPSSNPTVLPIPHSVNQVFAQGSLVLALVLVFLVNPRIVIRPNLFLVLVTVMVVVALIVSIHSQFFVGSTYRALRFVGFVVCLWLLTPWWGRRDMLLLRAHRLCLWAALGSVILGVALGPGKAFAGEGRLAGAVWPIPSPQVAHYAGLLLGTSVVLWMCRVIGGRHALVAIVVSIAVLLGTHTRTAVLGVLIGLAIASASLFLGHARVRRASATTLVVGVVVGTVFAQQIVSWAARGQTAQDASQLTGRTKVWSALLQTQRPRLNEIFGNGLSNKSFDGLPIDSNWVASYLDLGWFGIVVQVMFLLLLLGLAVTHVRGPRRAVALFLTVYTIVASFTETGTSDASAYLLDLVVAASLLVPEPARGAR; from the coding sequence ATGACCGTCGTCGAGCGGCTCAGGCTGAGGCCGCCCGGCCTCGACACCGTGGGCCGGGCGCCCTTGCGCACCGCCGCCGCCGCGGTGCCGCGGATGCTGCTGCTCGCCTGGGCCGCGTTGTTCTTCAACGTCCTCACGCCGTCAAGCAACCCCACCGTCCTGCCGATCCCGCACTCGGTCAACCAGGTGTTCGCCCAGGGCTCGCTCGTCCTCGCGCTCGTCCTCGTCTTTCTCGTCAACCCGCGAATAGTCATCCGGCCCAACCTGTTCCTCGTGCTCGTCACCGTCATGGTGGTCGTTGCCCTCATCGTCAGCATCCACAGCCAGTTCTTCGTCGGTTCGACGTACCGGGCGCTGCGTTTTGTCGGCTTCGTCGTGTGCCTCTGGCTCCTCACCCCTTGGTGGGGGCGACGCGACATGCTGCTGCTGCGAGCCCACCGGCTGTGCCTGTGGGCCGCCCTGGGCTCGGTGATCCTCGGCGTCGCGCTCGGCCCGGGCAAGGCCTTCGCCGGCGAGGGCCGACTCGCCGGCGCGGTGTGGCCGATCCCGTCGCCCCAGGTCGCGCACTACGCCGGGCTTCTGCTCGGCACCTCGGTGGTCCTGTGGATGTGCCGCGTCATCGGCGGCCGACACGCCCTCGTGGCCATCGTGGTGAGCATCGCGGTGCTCCTCGGGACCCACACGAGGACTGCGGTGCTCGGCGTGCTCATCGGCCTGGCCATCGCGTCCGCCAGCCTGTTCCTCGGGCATGCCCGGGTCCGGCGCGCCTCGGCGACGACCCTGGTCGTCGGGGTCGTCGTGGGCACCGTGTTCGCCCAGCAGATCGTCAGCTGGGCGGCTCGTGGGCAGACGGCCCAGGATGCAAGCCAGCTCACGGGGCGCACCAAGGTCTGGTCGGCCCTGCTCCAGACCCAACGCCCACGGCTCAACGAGATCTTCGGCAACGGCCTGTCCAACAAGTCCTTCGACGGACTGCCCATCGACAGCAACTGGGTCGCCAGCTACCTCGACCTCGGGTGGTTCGGCATCGTCGTCCAGGTCATGTTCCTCCTGCTGCTGCTCGGCCTGGCAGTGACCCATGTCCGCGGGCCGAGGCGCGCGGTGGCCCTCTTCCTCACGGTGTACACGATCGTCGCCTCGTTCACCGAGACCGGGACGAGCGACGCCTCGGCATACCTGCTCGACCTGGTCGTCGCCGCGTCGCTGCTCGTCCCCGAACCGGCTCGCGGTGCCCGATGA